The following are from one region of the Coffea eugenioides isolate CCC68of chromosome 2, Ceug_1.0, whole genome shotgun sequence genome:
- the LOC113759281 gene encoding WAT1-related protein At1g25270-like — protein MTVARFCNRLHGMKPTMMMVMVQVALAGVNIFYKLAANDGMSMRIMVAYRFMFAAAAVVPLALYFERNSRPKLTWMVLFEAFLCAFFGGSLAQNLYGQSIIMTSATFASATTNLIPALTFIIAVFFRLEKFELKTKAGKAKVTGTLICLGGAMLLTFYKGAEINLWSTHLGLLHENNRLHAGHLAASHQNSRNHILGPLLAISSSFSAALSLIFQAKMSERYPCHYSSTALICLMGSLQTVIFALCVENNRWSEWKLGWNIRLLAVSYSGTVASGIMITVTMWCVRMRGPLFVSVFSPLMLILVAIAGSLFLDEKLHLGSVLGAFVIIVGLYSVLWGKGKEMKRISQLMPTCEKTDEQIEMTAEPDKNAKSCSMMAWG, from the exons ATGACAGTGGCGAGGTTCTGCAATAGGCTTCATGGGATGAAGCCAACCATGATGATGGTAATGGTTCAAGTAGCACTGGCGGGAGTGAATATATTCTACAAATTGGCAGCAAATGATGGAATGAGTATGAGGATCATGGTTGCCTACAGGTTTATGTTCGCCGCTGCTGCGGTTGTTCCTCTTGCCCTCTACTTCGAAAG GAATAGCAGGCCGAAATTAACGTGGATGGTTCTTTTCGAAGCATTTCTTTGTGCATTTTTCGG GGGATCATTGGCCCAAAATTTGTATGGACAAAGCATAATAATGACGTCAGCGACCTTTGCTTCAGCAACCACGAATCTGATTCCGGCGCTAACGTTCATCATAGCTGTATTTTTCCG GTTGGAGAAGTTCGAACTGAAAACCAAGGCGGGCAAAGCAAAAGTGACAGGAACATTAATATGTTTAGGTGGGGCAATGTTGCTTACGTTTTACAAAGGAGCTGAAATCAATCTGTGGTCAACCCACCTTGGACTTCTGCACGAGAACAACCGCCTTCACGCTGGACACTTGGCAGCGTCCCATCAAAATTCCAGGAATCACATTCTAGGTCCACTTCTTGCAATATCTAGCTCTTTCTCTGCTGCACTGTCTTTGATTTTTCAG GCTAAAATGAGTGAGAGGTACCCTTGCCATTATTCGAGCACAGCTCTAATTTGCTTAATGGGATCTCTGCAAACTGTAATTTTTGCGCTTTGTGTGGAAAATAACCGCTGGAGTGAGTGGAAATTGGGTTGGAACATCAGACTCCTCGCAGTATCCTACTCG GGTACAGTGGCTTCAGGAATAATGATAACAGTTACAATGTGGTGTGTAAGGATGAGAGGCCCTTTATTTGTGTCCGTGTTTAGCCCTCTTATGCTTATACTCGTCGCGATAGCAGGCTCCTTATTCCTCGACGAGAAGTTGCACCTGGGAAG TGTGCTGGGAGCATTTGTAATAATCGTTGGCTTGTACTCGGTGCTATGGGGGAAAGGCAAAGAGATGAAAAGAATCAGCCAGTTGATGCCAACTTGCGAAAAAACTGATGAGCAAATTGAGATGACTGCCGAGCCGGACAAAAATGCAAAGAGTTGCAGTATGATGGCTTGGGGTTAG
- the LOC113760283 gene encoding probable inactive receptor kinase At5g58300, translating into MKLHSTFAVLLFLFLQLSSLHQIIADLNSDRQALLDFAKSVPHLRKLNWSSGAQICRSWNGITCNKDRTRVTAIHLPGVGLRGSIPENTIGKLDALRILSLRSNYLNGSLPSDILSIPSLKSLYLHHNNFSGELPLSFSPRLGVMDLSFNSFTGEIPSTIMNLTRLSVLNLQFNSFSGAIPNLNLPRLKVLNVSHNLLYGPIPGSLQNFSMSSFVGNPHLCGPPLTYCSAVSPSPSPLPDTLPSPPIIPEKQHVANSKKLSTGAIVAIIIGGSSILLLIGVMFLFFCLKKKDSGDSVVMKGKVSNGGKSAKPEDFGSGVQEAEKNKLVFFDGCSYNFDLEDLLRASAEVLGKGTYGTTYKAVLDEGISVVVKRLREVGIGKKEFEQHMDALRSVGHHTNIVPLRAYYYSKDEKLLVHEYMPAGSLSASLHGNRGAGITPLDWDSRMKISLGAARGIAHIHSEGGARFSHGNIKSSNVLLNKEQDGCITDIGLNPVMNFLGVKTRGIGYHAPEVIETRKATQKSDVYSFGVLLLEMLTGKSPIHSSGHDDVIDLPRWVRSVVREEWTAEVFDVELMKYQNVEEEMVQMLQIALSCVAKAPDMRPSMDEVVRLMEDIRQSELENRPSSEDNRSKGSNVHTP; encoded by the exons ATGAAACTCCACTCCACATTTGCagttcttcttttcctttttcttcaacTTTCATCTCTTCACCAAATTATTGCGGATCTGAACTCTGACAGACAGGCCCTACTGGACTTTGCCAAATCTGTTCCTCATCTTCGAAAGCTGAACTGGAGTTCTGGTGCTCAAATTTGCCGTTCCTGGAATGGCATCACTTGCAATAAGGATCGAACCAGAGTGACTGCCATTCATCTCCCAGGTGTTGGGCTCCGTGGTTCCATCCCAGAAAATACTATTGGAAAGTTAGACGCTCTTAGAATCCTTAGCTTGCGATCCAATTATCTAAATGGAAGTCTTCCTTCTGATATTCTTTCAATCCCTTCCCTCAAATCCCTTTATCTTCATCACAACAACTTTTCTGGTgaacttcctctctctttctctcctcgaCTTGGGGTGATGGATCtttcttttaattcttttacTGGAGAAATTCCATCAACAATAATGAACTTGACGCGGTTGTCCGTGTTGAACCTCCAGTTTAACTCATTTTCTGGAGCTATTCCAAATTTGAATCTCCCAAGGCTCAAGGTGTTGAACGTGAGTCACAACTTGCTGTATGGTCCAATCCCGGGCTCCCTTCAGAATTTTTCAATGTCTTCATTTGTTGGAAATCCTCATTTATGTGGGCCACCTCTGACTTATTGCTCTGCAGTATCCCCATCACCTTCTCCTTTACCTGACACTTTGCCATCTCCTCCTATCATTCCCGAAAAACAGCATGTGGCTAACTCCAAGAAACTCAGCACCGGAGCTATTGTTGCCATTATAATTGGGGGATCTTCTATACTACTACTTATTGGGGTAATGTTCTTGTTCTtctgtttgaaaaagaaagacagTGGCGACAGTGTTGTGATGAAAGGAAAGGTGTCAAATGGTGGAAAAAGTGCGAAGCCGGAAGATTTTGGAAGCGGAGTACAAGAAGCTGAGAAGAACAAATTGGTGTTCTTTGATGGATGCTCTTATAACTTTGATCTTGAAGATTTACTAAGGGCTTCTGCTGAAGTTCTTGGAAAAGGGACCTATGGCACAACGTACAAAGCTGTTCTGGACGAGGGAATAAGTGTTGTGGTGAAAAGGCTGAGGGAAGTAGGGATTGgaaagaaggaatttgaacaGCACATGGATGCTCTTCGGAGTGTAGGGCACCATACTAACATCGTACCCCTGCGGGCTTACTACTATTCCAAGGATGAGAAGCTGCTAGTTCACGAATACATGCCTGCCGGCAGCTTGTCAGCATCATTACATG GTAATAGAGGTGCAGGAATAACTCCACTAGACTGGGACTCAAGAATGAAGATATCGCTTGGAGCGGCGAGAGGCATTGCACACATTCATTCTGAAGGTGGTGCTAGATTTTCACATGGCAACATTAAGTCCTCCAACGTACTCCTCAACAAAGAACAGGATGGTTGCATAACAGACATTGGCTTAAATCCAGTCATGAATTTTCTGGGCGTGAAAACTCGAGGAATTGGTTACCATGCTCCTGAAGTGATTGAGACACGAAAAGCCACACAAAAATCTGATGTCTATAGCTTTGGTGTGCTTCTACTCGAGATGCTTACAGGCAAATCCCCAATCCATTCTTCAGGGCATGATGATGTGATTGATCTACCCAGATGGGTGCGGTCTGTTGTTCGAGAGGAATGGACTGCTGAGGTTTTTGATGTGGAACTGATGAAGTACcaaaatgttgaagaagagaTGGTGCAGATGCTTCAGATTGCACTTTCTTGTGTAGCGAAGGCACCGGACATGCGCCCTTCGATGGATGAAGTTGTTCGGCTGATGGAGGATATCAGGCAATCAGAGCTGGAGAACAGACCCTCCTCTGAGGACAATAGGTCCAAGGGCTCTAATGTGCATACACCTTAA
- the LOC113759282 gene encoding thioredoxin H-type-like, translating to MSGEQVMQVALVEGSAVHSRWDFAGLSFLGAGCHMLLLPGEKTKKKSPTFSVDEHALRTYSRTTGTSFSFYFKLTLNTGNDAHSQLPTAELAYRNVHLVTTVDKWEEKLSEANRDGKIVVVNFSASWSNPCRSIAPAYNELADKYPFMLFLTVDVDELAELSNSWEIKATPTIFFLRDGKMVDKLVGDNKQDLQKKTMAIAESCSDPTTP from the exons ATGAGCGGAGAACAGGTTATGCAG GTGGCTTTAGTTGAAGGTTCAGCTGTCCATTCTCGATGGGACTTTGCTGGACTAAG CTTTTTGGGTGCCGGCTGTCACATGCTTTTACTTCCCggtgaaaaaacaaaaaaaaagtcaccAACCTTTTCAGTTGATGAGCATGCCTTAAGAACGTATTCACGGACGACTGGGACTAGCTTCAGTTTCTATTTCAAGCTTACT TTAAATACAGGAAATGATGCACATTCTCAATTGCCTACTGCAGAGCTCGCCTACAGAAATGTCCATCTCGTAACCACTGTGGATAAGTGGGAAGAAAAGTTGTCAGAAGCGAACAGGGATGGCAAAATA GTTGTGGTCAATTTCAGTGCATCATGGAGCAATCCTTGTAGATCCATTGCACCTGCCTACAATGAACTTGCAGACAAATATCCCTTCATGCTATTCTTGACAGTGGATGTAGATGAGTTAGCC GAGCTCAGTAATTCGTGGGAAATCAAAGCCACTCCTACGATTTTCTTCCTCAGAGATGGCAAAATGGTAGACAAACTTGTAGGTGACAACAAACAAGATCTCCAAAAGAAGACAATGGCCATTGCTGAATCTTGTTCAGATCCGACAACCCCATGA
- the LOC113760780 gene encoding serine/threonine-protein kinase AtPK2/AtPK19-like, with protein MVSSRLPTLAGNALTKPFNDLVFLPVGPLDVLPEDPVDLDFADVFGPLPTQGPQNLTFENPINVFASPDANELTFDDPDVIYSRSHSLVGPTNCVSQAFKLSKLTLHESEESLELVERVNGEAEGSFEKLSLESSVLKKAIEDDGVPLSAIGLEDFEVLKVVGQGAFAKVYQVRKLGSSEIFAMKVMRKDKIVEKNHAEYMKAERDILTKIDHPFIVQLRYSFQTKYRLYLVLDFVNGGHLFFQLYRQGLFREDLARIYAAEIVSAVSHVHANGIMHRDLKPENILLDAEGHVMLTDFGLAKQFDENTRSNSMCGTVEYMAPEIVVGKGHDKAADWWSVGILLYEMLTGKPPFVSGNRQKIQQRILKDKVKLPAFLSSDVHSLLKGLLQKDTSRRLGSGPTGSEEIKGHKWFRSINWKKLEAREIQPSFLPEVAGKHCIANFDECWTNMPVVDSPAASPKCAENPFQGFTYVRPAASFLQS; from the exons ATGGTTTCCTCTCGGCTTCCAACTTTGGCCGGGAATGCCTTGACAAAGCCATTCAATGATCTCGTGTTTCTTCCAGTAGGACCTCTTGATGTCCTTCCGGAAGATCCAGTTGATCTGGACTTCGCTGACGTATTTGGTCCTCTACCAACTCAAGGACCTCAAAACCTGACCTTTGAGAATCCAATAAATGTTTTTGCTTCTCCTGATGCAAACGAGTTAACATTTGACGACCCAGACGTAATTTACAGCCGCTCCCATTCTTTGGTGGGTCCCACAAATTGTGTTAGTCAAGCTTTCAAGCTCAGCAAGCTCACACTACATGAGAGTGAGGAGTCACTGGAACTTGTAGAGCGAGTTAATGGAGAGGCTGAAGgaagttttgagaaattatccCTTGAAAGTTCTGTTCTAAAGAAAGCTATCGAAGATGATGGCGTGCCATTAAGTGCGATTGGACTTGAGGACTTTGAAGTTTTAAAGGTTGTTGGCCAAGGTGCATTTGCAAAAGTTTATCAGGTAAGGAAGCTTGGTTCATCAGAGATTTTTGCAATGAAGGTCATGAGAAAGGATAAGATTGTGGAGAAGAATCATGCTGAGTATATGAAAGCTGAGAGGGATATATTGACAAAAATTGATCATCCCTTCATTGTTCAGCTTAGATACTCTTTCCAG ACTAAGTATAGACTGTACCTTGTGCTTGATTTTGTCAATGGAGGCCACCTTTTCTTTCAATTGTATCGCCAAGGCTTATTCAG AGAGGATCTGGCTCGAATATATGCAGCTGAGATTGTATCTGCTGTATCTCATGTACATGCAAATGGAATCATGCACAGGGATCTAAAGCCTGAAAATATACTTCTGGATGCAGAGGGACAT GTGATGCTAACTGATTTTGGCCTTGCCAAGCAATTTGATGAGAACACCAGATCCAACTCCATGTGTGGAACAGTGGAATATATGGCACCTGAAATTGTTGTTGGGAAAGGTCATGATAAGGCTGCTGACTGGTGGAGTGTAGGAATTTTGTTATATGAGATGCTAACAGGAAAG CCGCCTTTTGTTAGTGGGAACCGACAGAAAATTCAGCAGAGGATTTTAAAGGACAAAGTCAAGCTCCCAGCTTTTCTATCAAGCGATGTGCATTCATTGTTGAAAGGG CTATTGCAGAAGGACACAAGCAGACGGCTTGGAAGTGGTCCAACAGGTAGTGAAGAGATAAAAGGCCACAAGTGGTTCAGGTCTATTAACTGGAAGAAATTGGAGGCTCGCGAAATTCAACCAAGTTTTCTTCCAGAGGTTGCCGGCAAACATTGCATTGCCAACTTTGATGAGTGCTGGACCAACATGCCTGTAGTAGATTCTCCGGCTGCTAGTCCAAAATGTGCTGAGAATCCCTTCCAGGGTTTCACTTATGTGAGGCCTGCAGCTTCATTTCTACAATCTTGA